The Pedobacter mucosus genome window below encodes:
- a CDS encoding RidA family protein translates to MKQIINTTSAPAPIGPYSQAVKAGNFLFVSGQVAINPENGELNIENIDDETHQVMRNLKAVLLEAGLTFDHVVKSTIFLTDMGTFAQVNEIYGQYFTADFPARETVQVSVLPKNVNVEISVIAIVE, encoded by the coding sequence ATGAAACAAATTATCAATACTACAAGTGCACCTGCACCAATTGGCCCATATAGCCAAGCTGTAAAAGCAGGGAATTTTTTATTTGTATCTGGGCAAGTTGCCATCAATCCAGAAAATGGCGAATTGAACATTGAAAATATCGATGATGAAACTCATCAGGTGATGCGTAATTTGAAGGCGGTTCTATTAGAAGCTGGTTTAACTTTTGATCATGTTGTAAAATCGACCATTTTTTTAACTGACATGGGAACTTTTGCTCAGGTAAATGAAATTTATGGTCAGTATTTTACTGCAGATTTTCCAGCCCGAGAAACTGTTCAAGTTTCTGTTTTACCTAAAAATGTTAACGTAGAAATTTCTGTTATAGCCATTGTAGAATAA
- a CDS encoding aminopeptidase P family protein, whose product MKYSQIDQSLFILNRQNYTNRLKNNSLAIFNASDEFPRSGDQNFLFKQNPDLFYLSGIDQEQTILLLFPDCPNPLYKEVLFLRQTNDHIKVWEGYKYTKEQAKSASGILNIFWLEDFDNILHSIIHYAEHIYLNTNENDRYAHTVAYRDIRFIDQMRSRYPLHHYERSAPIMRELRAIKSDVEIELTKKACAITRDAFVRVLKFTKPGVKEYEIEAEIIHEFIRQGGTGHAYTPIIASGHNANILHYNDNNQVCKDGDVILFDFGAEYANYNADMSRSIPVSGTFTQRQKDVYNAVLHVMKEATKLIVTDTVWNTYHEQVGEIMTEQLVNLGLLSIADVKNQNPLFPAYKKYFMHGTSHHLGIDVHDFAGRYTKFAPGNILTVEPGIYIPEEGLGIRLENNILITSSGNIDLMADIPVEADEIEEIMNGSKG is encoded by the coding sequence ATGAAATATTCACAAATTGATCAATCACTATTTATTTTAAATAGACAAAATTATACTAATAGGCTTAAAAACAATTCTTTAGCAATTTTTAATGCAAGTGATGAGTTTCCAAGAAGTGGAGATCAAAACTTCCTGTTTAAACAAAATCCTGATTTATTTTATTTATCAGGAATCGATCAAGAACAAACAATATTGCTCTTATTTCCCGATTGTCCTAATCCTTTGTACAAGGAAGTCCTGTTTTTAAGACAGACAAACGATCATATTAAGGTTTGGGAAGGTTATAAATATACAAAAGAACAAGCGAAGTCTGCATCTGGTATTTTAAATATTTTTTGGTTAGAAGATTTTGATAATATCTTACATAGTATTATTCATTATGCTGAACATATTTATTTGAATACGAATGAAAACGATCGCTATGCACATACGGTTGCATACCGCGACATTCGTTTTATTGATCAAATGCGCTCAAGGTATCCACTTCACCATTATGAACGTTCAGCGCCAATTATGCGTGAATTAAGGGCAATAAAATCTGATGTAGAAATAGAACTGACTAAAAAAGCATGTGCTATAACCCGTGATGCTTTTGTTCGGGTACTTAAATTTACCAAACCAGGTGTTAAGGAATATGAGATTGAGGCAGAAATAATTCACGAATTTATTCGTCAGGGCGGAACCGGCCATGCTTATACGCCAATAATTGCTTCAGGCCACAATGCAAATATTCTTCATTATAATGATAACAATCAAGTTTGCAAAGATGGAGACGTGATTCTCTTTGATTTCGGCGCTGAATACGCAAACTACAATGCCGATATGAGTAGATCGATACCTGTAAGCGGAACTTTTACCCAGAGACAAAAAGATGTTTACAACGCGGTTTTGCATGTAATGAAAGAAGCGACGAAATTAATTGTTACTGATACGGTTTGGAATACTTACCATGAACAGGTTGGGGAGATCATGACCGAACAATTGGTGAATTTAGGTTTGCTATCAATCGCTGATGTAAAAAATCAGAATCCTCTATTTCCAGCTTATAAAAAATACTTTATGCATGGAACCTCTCACCATCTGGGAATTGATGTACATGACTTTGCAGGAAGATATACCAAGTTTGCTCCTGGAAATATTTTAACAGTTGAGCCTGGAATATATATTCCTGAAGAAGGTTTAGGCATTCGTTTGGAAAATAATATATTAATTACATCATCAGGAAATATAGATTTAATGGCTGATATTCCTGTAGAAGCGGATGAAATTGAAGAAATTATGAATGGCAGTAAAGGATAA
- a CDS encoding ABC transporter ATP-binding protein yields the protein MNVLLNYLKNHKWIVALALLLAGVNIGFSLMDPYFTGRILDLYINKRASFTNKSTYIWGALGFIGLAIGAAMVSRIAKNFQDYFTSVIVQKVGAKMYADGLQHSLKLPYQVFEDQRSGETLGILQKVRLDSEKFITAFISVLFVSLIGMVFVIVYSVSISYKVTLVYFAAIPIISFVSWFLSRKIKTIQRSIVGETTALAGSTTESLRNIELVKSLGLADQEIDRLNKTTYKILGLELKKVKYVRSMSFVQGTTVNLVRSTMIVVLLMLIFDNTISPGQYFSFLFYSFFLFGPLQELGNVILSWREAEVSLGNFKKILSIPIDKKPANPISINKIKELAFNNVSFKHLTANRNALENISFTTHNGQTIAFVGPSGSGKSTLVKLLVGLYPAKDGEILYNGTPSNDIDLDALREKIGFVTQDTQLFSGTIRENLLFVNPNATDEECFKVLNQAACQTLLARADKGLDSLIGEGGVKVSGGEKQRLSIARALLRHPDILVFDEATSSLDSITEEEITKTIRSVSDLTDHITILIAHRLSTIKHADKIYVLEKGQIIESGSHEDLISQNGLYQAMWRQQIGER from the coding sequence ATGAACGTATTATTAAACTACCTAAAAAACCATAAATGGATTGTGGCTTTAGCGCTACTTCTTGCAGGTGTAAATATCGGTTTTTCACTTATGGATCCTTATTTTACAGGTAGGATTTTAGATTTATACATCAACAAACGAGCTTCCTTCACTAATAAAAGTACTTATATCTGGGGTGCTCTGGGCTTTATTGGCTTAGCGATTGGTGCAGCAATGGTTTCTAGAATTGCAAAAAACTTTCAAGATTATTTTACGAGTGTAATCGTTCAAAAAGTTGGTGCTAAAATGTATGCCGATGGCTTGCAGCATTCTTTAAAATTACCATATCAGGTTTTTGAAGATCAACGCAGTGGCGAAACTTTGGGCATTTTACAAAAAGTAAGATTAGATTCTGAAAAGTTTATTACTGCTTTTATCAGCGTACTTTTTGTAAGTTTAATCGGGATGGTTTTTGTAATCGTTTATTCAGTTTCCATCAGCTATAAAGTAACGTTGGTTTACTTCGCAGCTATTCCTATTATCAGTTTTGTAAGTTGGTTTTTAAGTAGGAAGATTAAAACAATTCAACGCTCTATCGTTGGCGAAACTACCGCGTTGGCGGGTTCAACAACGGAATCACTTAGAAATATTGAGTTGGTAAAAAGTTTAGGTTTGGCCGATCAGGAGATTGACAGATTAAACAAAACCACTTATAAAATTTTAGGTTTAGAACTTAAAAAAGTTAAGTACGTACGAAGCATGAGCTTTGTTCAAGGAACAACCGTAAACTTAGTAAGGAGTACCATGATTGTGGTTTTATTGATGTTAATTTTCGATAATACCATTTCTCCAGGGCAATATTTTTCTTTTTTATTTTACTCATTTTTCTTATTTGGCCCGCTACAGGAACTTGGAAATGTTATCTTATCCTGGCGGGAAGCTGAAGTTTCTTTAGGAAACTTTAAAAAGATTTTAAGTATCCCTATTGATAAAAAACCCGCAAATCCGATTTCCATTAACAAGATAAAAGAACTCGCTTTCAATAACGTAAGCTTTAAACACCTTACCGCAAATAGAAACGCTTTAGAAAACATTTCTTTTACCACACACAACGGACAAACCATTGCTTTCGTCGGCCCATCGGGTTCTGGTAAATCTACTTTAGTTAAGCTTCTAGTAGGATTATATCCAGCAAAAGATGGCGAAATTTTATATAACGGAACGCCAAGTAATGATATTGATCTTGATGCTTTGCGTGAAAAAATTGGTTTTGTAACGCAGGATACACAACTATTTTCTGGAACGATTAGGGAGAATTTGTTGTTCGTAAATCCTAATGCAACAGATGAAGAATGTTTTAAAGTTTTAAACCAAGCTGCTTGTCAGACTTTATTGGCCCGTGCAGATAAAGGTTTAGATTCTTTAATTGGCGAAGGTGGTGTAAAGGTTTCAGGAGGAGAAAAACAACGTTTATCAATCGCCAGAGCATTATTGCGCCACCCAGATATTTTAGTTTTCGACGAAGCTACTTCATCTTTAGATTCTATAACGGAGGAAGAAATAACCAAAACCATTCGTTCAGTTTCTGATTTAACAGATCACATTACTATTTTAATCGCTCATAGATTATCGACTATTAAGCATGCTGATAAAATTTATGTATTAGAGAAAGGTCAAATCATCGAGTCAGGAAGTCATGAGGATTTAATTTCGCAAAACGGTTTATATCAAGCCATGTGGCGCCAACAAATTGGTGAAAGATAG
- the recG gene encoding ATP-dependent DNA helicase RecG: protein MYNSVLDTPVEFLKGVGPTRADVLKKDLGLFTYQDLLAYYPFRYIDRTKYFKINQLNLDSQYIQIIGRVISKKLIGEKRTKRIIAIFKDDTGIMELVWFQSLKWVDENITVGVAYVAFGKPTLFNGTFSISHPEMELYQQKPVGRGNLTLQPVYNSTEKLKKFNLDSKGLQRLIAGLLDQLIPQVSETLPQYIIDKYQLPDKKMALLNIHFPKNQQDLNAAERRLKFEELFYIQLQLLHNKQLRQLKFKGATFEKVGEKVNRFYKEFLPFELTNAQKRVVKEIRIDTQRGIQMNRLIQGDVGSGKTAVALMSMLLANDNGYQACMMAPTEILARQHYASITELVTDDLVRVAILTGSSKKKERTILHQRLENGEIDILIGTHALIEDKVQFKNLGLVVIDEQHRFGVEQRAKLWRKNVIPPHILVMTATPIPRTLAMTLYGDLDVSIIDELPAGRKPIETRHLFEGQRLRMFGFMKQEIAKGRQVYIVYPLIKESEKLDLLHLEAGVEQLSYQFPRPDYQMSIVHGQMPNADKQFEMQQFIDGKSHIMVATTVIEVGVNVPNASVMVIENAERFGLSQLHQLRGRVGRGAEQSFCILMSGQKLSKEGKVRLDTMVRTNNGFEISEIDLQLRGPGNITGTQQSGVLDLKIADLAKDQVILSEARNTVIALFEDDPNLEKPENVILKAHLQALEREISFDKIS from the coding sequence TTGTATAATTCGGTATTAGATACACCTGTTGAGTTTTTAAAAGGCGTTGGGCCAACTCGTGCCGATGTTTTAAAAAAGGATCTTGGTCTTTTTACTTACCAGGATTTGCTCGCATATTATCCTTTCAGGTATATCGACAGGACAAAATACTTTAAGATTAATCAGCTTAATCTCGATTCGCAATACATTCAAATTATTGGTAGGGTAATTAGTAAAAAGCTAATTGGCGAAAAGAGAACAAAACGAATCATCGCTATTTTTAAGGATGATACGGGAATAATGGAACTGGTATGGTTCCAAAGTTTAAAGTGGGTTGATGAAAACATTACAGTTGGTGTAGCTTACGTAGCTTTTGGTAAACCAACTTTGTTTAACGGAACCTTTAGTATTTCGCATCCCGAAATGGAATTGTATCAGCAAAAACCTGTAGGAAGAGGAAATTTAACCCTTCAACCTGTTTATAATTCAACAGAGAAACTTAAAAAATTTAACCTCGATTCAAAAGGATTACAAAGGCTAATTGCTGGTTTGTTAGATCAGTTAATTCCGCAGGTTTCAGAAACCTTACCGCAATATATCATAGATAAATATCAGTTGCCAGATAAAAAAATGGCCTTGCTGAATATTCATTTTCCTAAAAATCAACAAGATTTAAATGCTGCGGAAAGAAGATTGAAGTTTGAAGAGTTATTTTATATTCAACTGCAACTTTTGCATAATAAGCAGTTAAGGCAACTTAAGTTTAAAGGTGCAACCTTTGAAAAAGTTGGAGAGAAAGTTAATCGATTTTATAAAGAATTTTTACCGTTCGAGTTAACAAACGCTCAAAAGCGGGTAGTAAAAGAAATTAGAATTGATACCCAACGTGGGATTCAAATGAACCGCCTTATCCAAGGCGACGTAGGAAGCGGTAAAACTGCTGTTGCCTTAATGAGTATGCTTTTAGCAAATGATAACGGCTATCAAGCTTGTATGATGGCTCCTACGGAAATTTTAGCCCGGCAGCATTATGCGTCTATCACCGAATTGGTAACTGATGATTTAGTTCGGGTTGCCATTTTAACCGGAAGTTCGAAGAAAAAGGAAAGGACCATTTTGCATCAGCGGTTAGAAAATGGAGAGATTGATATCCTTATTGGTACACATGCTTTAATTGAAGATAAAGTTCAGTTTAAGAATTTAGGTTTAGTTGTAATTGATGAGCAACACCGTTTTGGTGTAGAACAGCGGGCTAAACTTTGGCGAAAGAATGTTATTCCGCCACATATTTTGGTCATGACGGCAACGCCAATTCCCAGAACTTTAGCCATGACTTTATACGGCGATCTTGATGTTTCTATAATAGATGAATTACCTGCCGGGAGAAAACCAATCGAAACCAGGCATCTTTTTGAAGGTCAGCGGTTGCGCATGTTTGGTTTTATGAAACAGGAAATTGCAAAAGGCAGGCAAGTTTACATCGTTTATCCACTGATAAAAGAAAGTGAAAAACTAGATTTATTACATCTGGAAGCTGGCGTAGAACAGCTAAGTTACCAATTTCCTCGTCCGGATTATCAAATGAGCATTGTTCACGGACAAATGCCAAATGCAGATAAGCAGTTTGAAATGCAACAGTTTATTGATGGAAAAAGCCATATCATGGTGGCTACTACGGTTATTGAGGTTGGCGTAAACGTTCCAAATGCTTCGGTTATGGTAATTGAAAATGCAGAGCGGTTTGGCTTGTCGCAACTTCATCAATTACGTGGCAGAGTTGGTAGGGGAGCAGAACAATCTTTTTGCATTTTAATGAGTGGACAAAAATTAAGCAAAGAAGGGAAAGTTCGTTTAGATACGATGGTAAGAACGAATAATGGCTTCGAAATTTCTGAAATAGATTTACAACTTCGTGGTCCAGGCAACATTACTGGAACACAACAAAGTGGAGTTTTAGATTTAAAAATTGCAGATCTGGCAAAAGATCAGGTTATTTTATCAGAAGCAAGAAATACCGTTATTGCGCTCTTTGAAGATGATCCTAACTTAGAAAAGCCAGAGAATGTAATTTTGAAAGCTCATTTACAAGCTTTAGAACGAGAAATATCTTTTGATAAAATTAGTTAA
- a CDS encoding PLDc N-terminal domain-containing protein: MLTLVNFGSNELAGMVILIAVLWLALILIALYHITRNNQVSFVVKVLWFIIIISAPFIGSIIYLIWGKNKEF; encoded by the coding sequence ATGTTAACTTTAGTAAATTTCGGCAGTAATGAACTGGCCGGTATGGTAATTTTAATTGCGGTGCTATGGCTTGCATTAATCCTTATTGCACTTTATCATATTACCAGAAATAACCAAGTAAGTTTTGTTGTAAAAGTGCTATGGTTTATCATTATCATTTCAGCTCCTTTTATAGGATCAATTATTTATTTGATTTGGGGCAAGAACAAAGAGTTTTAA
- a CDS encoding PLDc N-terminal domain-containing protein, translated as MILLKFLNMGSAEIILILIIAVIPFILTLYTVIDIMRSNFKENTNQILFLLLVLLVPVFGSIIYLFLREKFKSTLPKLS; from the coding sequence ATGATCTTACTCAAATTCTTAAACATGGGCAGCGCAGAAATTATATTGATATTAATTATTGCTGTAATTCCTTTCATCCTTACACTTTATACAGTAATTGATATCATGAGGTCTAACTTTAAAGAAAACACAAATCAAATTTTGTTTCTCTTACTGGTTTTATTGGTACCTGTTTTCGGCAGTATTATTTATTTGTTTCTACGAGAAAAATTCAAATCAACTTTACCGAAACTTTCTTAA
- the meaB gene encoding methylmalonyl Co-A mutase-associated GTPase MeaB, protein MNTHLSILSEVKEGNFKVLARALTLVENDLPPADLILRDLHSINNTLVIGITGPPGAGKSTLVNSITQFFSNQGKRIAILAIDPTSPFNFGSLLGDRIRMASQFNNPNVFIRSLATRGALGGISAKTIEMVDVLKAANFDLIIVETVGVGQSEVEIAGLADKTIVVLVPESGDEIQNIKSGLMEIAGCFVVNKADREGADLFANNLKKMVHQGVKEIPVFKTVADNNIGITELCQWIAVPNVYGNTRKEFLYTEKAWRIIQHQKMVGVDKKRLREEIQAALLKDDFNIYRFADEFLK, encoded by the coding sequence TACGCATCTATCCATATTAAGCGAAGTAAAGGAAGGCAATTTCAAGGTTTTAGCTAGGGCATTAACCCTTGTTGAAAATGATTTACCTCCTGCTGATCTGATTTTGCGTGATCTTCATTCGATAAATAATACGCTGGTTATTGGCATTACTGGTCCGCCAGGCGCTGGTAAAAGCACTTTAGTAAATAGCATAACCCAATTTTTTAGCAATCAGGGAAAGCGCATTGCTATCTTAGCAATCGACCCAACTTCGCCCTTTAATTTTGGTTCCTTACTGGGAGATCGGATTAGGATGGCCTCTCAGTTTAATAACCCAAATGTGTTTATCCGTTCGCTTGCTACCAGAGGTGCTTTAGGTGGTATTTCTGCCAAAACCATTGAAATGGTTGATGTGCTAAAGGCGGCTAATTTTGATTTGATTATTGTAGAAACGGTAGGTGTTGGGCAATCAGAAGTGGAAATTGCAGGATTAGCAGATAAAACAATTGTAGTATTGGTTCCAGAATCTGGGGATGAAATACAAAACATTAAATCTGGCTTGATGGAAATTGCAGGCTGCTTTGTGGTGAATAAAGCCGATAGGGAAGGCGCTGATCTTTTTGCGAATAATCTTAAGAAAATGGTTCATCAAGGGGTAAAGGAAATTCCTGTTTTTAAAACTGTTGCAGATAACAACATTGGAATCACTGAACTTTGCCAGTGGATCGCAGTTCCGAACGTATATGGAAATACCAGAAAAGAATTTTTATATACTGAAAAAGCATGGAGAATAATTCAACATCAAAAGATGGTTGGTGTAGATAAAAAAAGGCTGCGAGAAGAAATTCAGGCAGCTTTATTAAAAGATGACTTTAATATTTATCGCTTTGCGGATGAGTTTTTGAAGTAG
- a CDS encoding MFS transporter codes for MADSDSNPIIVKQDPFAALRFKEFRSFLGMRFFFTLAYQMQAVVIGYHIYDLTHDPLKLGLVGLCEAIPAIGIALYGGYVADKSEKRGLLIKIFSGVWLASVLMLIITSKYLHLKEDLIVLIMYGLVFCIGLARGFFGPATFSLMAQIIPKELYPNSSTWSSSSWQLATIIGPLLGGLINWLWGITAAYSVIVLLVSISLVCIFTFKKHPSTYVPKENIFHSLKEGIQFVFKTKMMVWAMSLDLFSVFFGGAVALLPIFAKDVFHLGSFGLGMMRGAASSGAVITMLLMTRFSPMGKPWRNLLIAVTGFGLSIICYGLSKNFYLTLFFLFLEGSFDSVSVIIRQTIMQLLTPDDMRGRVSAVNSMFIGSSNEIGEFESGLSAKLLTLVPAVVFGGSMTIAIAGITWLKTKSLTKLSLQDINDQTSAVKG; via the coding sequence GTGGCAGATTCAGATTCCAACCCCATAATTGTAAAACAAGATCCATTCGCAGCTTTGCGTTTTAAAGAATTTCGTTCTTTTTTAGGCATGCGTTTCTTTTTTACGCTTGCTTACCAAATGCAGGCCGTTGTTATCGGTTATCACATTTATGATTTAACTCACGATCCTTTAAAACTTGGTTTGGTTGGCTTATGTGAAGCTATTCCAGCTATAGGAATTGCACTTTACGGTGGCTATGTAGCTGATAAAAGTGAAAAACGAGGGTTGCTTATTAAAATATTTTCGGGCGTTTGGCTGGCGTCTGTTCTTATGTTAATTATTACGAGTAAGTACCTTCACCTAAAAGAAGATTTAATTGTACTCATTATGTACGGCCTGGTTTTCTGCATAGGATTAGCCAGGGGCTTTTTCGGACCAGCAACATTTTCTTTAATGGCCCAAATAATTCCTAAAGAGCTTTATCCAAATTCGAGTACATGGAGTAGTAGTAGTTGGCAATTGGCAACCATTATCGGTCCATTGCTTGGTGGCTTAATTAACTGGTTATGGGGAATTACCGCAGCTTACAGTGTAATTGTACTACTGGTTTCCATATCACTTGTCTGTATTTTTACTTTTAAAAAGCACCCATCAACCTATGTACCTAAAGAAAATATTTTTCATAGCTTAAAAGAAGGAATCCAATTTGTATTTAAAACCAAAATGATGGTTTGGGCAATGAGTTTAGATTTGTTCTCTGTATTTTTTGGTGGTGCAGTAGCGCTGTTGCCTATTTTTGCAAAAGACGTTTTCCACCTTGGCTCTTTCGGTTTAGGAATGATGCGTGGTGCAGCATCATCTGGCGCAGTGATTACGATGTTATTAATGACACGTTTTTCTCCAATGGGAAAACCTTGGCGAAACCTCTTAATCGCCGTTACCGGTTTTGGTTTAAGTATAATTTGCTATGGATTATCTAAGAATTTCTACCTAACGCTGTTTTTCTTATTCTTAGAAGGATCGTTCGATAGTGTTAGCGTTATTATTCGCCAAACAATTATGCAGTTACTTACTCCAGACGATATGCGTGGAAGGGTTTCAGCAGTAAATAGTATGTTTATTGGATCTTCAAATGAAATAGGCGAATTTGAATCTGGCTTATCAGCTAAACTACTAACACTGGTGCCTGCAGTAGTTTTCGGTGGAAGTATGACCATTGCCATTGCTGGAATTACTTGGTTAAAAACAAAATCGTTAACAAAATTAAGTTTGCAGGATATTAATGATCAAACATCTGCTGTAAAAGGATAA
- a CDS encoding OmpA family protein: MNYSTLKKSLALSLVAVTGVATLAVAQDAPATTSSTKVFGGRQQYRTWSIGVNGGVLAPIVAIGGSNDFNKWDVNLGYGLNIRKQLGHSFGLELNGVRGKVSGSNDAGLAGAGNNATREFETELQYAVDLRGVVNLGSIDFLRRENSVGFFVTAGAGYMAYSPKLTLANGTVIDNKGKYTGPVGDTHDAADYIKGFYIPVGAGVKFKVSERVNFNLGYTMSFIDADNFDGVYAKGTTKDKFSYGYAGLEFSLGSSAKPSLEWSNPLATMYDELKDPTLRQEVEALKGRVTAVEKSVEDLKKDTDGDGVADQFDKCPGTPAGTAVDGSGCPLPKMVADSTATSNVTGFEKISFDFNSSVLKTESYPTLDKLSSVLRENGGKVTVNGYASSEGTAAYNVKLSKDRANSVKTYLVNSGVNASQVATKGNGEANPIASNDTEEGRIQNRRVETARN, from the coding sequence ATGAATTATTCTACTTTAAAGAAAAGTCTAGCACTTTCTTTAGTGGCAGTAACAGGAGTAGCTACTCTTGCTGTCGCTCAGGATGCGCCTGCAACGACTTCTTCTACCAAGGTATTTGGTGGAAGACAACAGTACAGAACTTGGTCAATTGGCGTTAATGGTGGTGTATTAGCACCTATCGTTGCTATTGGCGGTTCTAATGACTTCAACAAATGGGATGTTAACTTAGGTTACGGTTTAAACATCCGTAAACAATTAGGTCACTCATTCGGTTTAGAATTAAACGGTGTTCGTGGTAAAGTATCTGGATCTAACGATGCAGGTTTAGCAGGAGCTGGTAACAATGCAACTAGAGAATTTGAAACTGAATTACAATATGCAGTTGATTTACGTGGTGTAGTTAACTTAGGTTCAATTGATTTCTTACGTCGTGAGAATTCAGTTGGTTTCTTCGTTACTGCTGGTGCTGGTTACATGGCTTATTCGCCAAAATTAACTTTAGCTAACGGTACTGTTATTGATAACAAAGGTAAATATACTGGTCCAGTTGGTGATACTCATGATGCTGCTGATTATATCAAAGGTTTCTACATTCCAGTTGGTGCTGGTGTTAAATTCAAAGTTTCTGAGCGTGTTAACTTTAACTTAGGTTACACAATGAGCTTCATTGATGCTGACAATTTTGATGGTGTATATGCTAAAGGTACTACAAAAGATAAATTCTCTTACGGTTACGCTGGATTAGAATTCTCTTTAGGTTCTTCTGCTAAACCAAGTTTAGAATGGTCTAACCCATTGGCTACAATGTATGATGAATTAAAAGATCCTACATTACGTCAAGAAGTTGAAGCATTAAAAGGTCGTGTAACTGCTGTTGAAAAATCTGTTGAAGATTTGAAAAAAGATACTGACGGTGACGGTGTTGCTGATCAATTCGATAAATGTCCAGGTACTCCAGCAGGAACTGCTGTTGATGGTTCAGGTTGTCCACTTCCTAAAATGGTAGCTGATTCAACTGCAACTAGCAATGTAACTGGTTTCGAAAAAATCTCTTTCGATTTCAACTCATCAGTATTAAAAACTGAATCTTATCCTACTTTAGATAAATTATCTTCAGTATTACGTGAAAACGGTGGTAAAGTAACTGTAAACGGTTACGCTTCAAGCGAAGGTACTGCTGCATATAATGTGAAGTTATCTAAAGACAGAGCAAATTCTGTTAAAACTTACTTAGTAAACTCTGGTGTTAACGCTAGTCAAGTTGCTACTAAAGGTAATGGTGAAGCTAATCCAATTGCTTCTAACGATACTGAAGAAGGTCGTATCCAAAACCGTCGTGTTGAAACTGCTAGAAACTAG
- a CDS encoding EamA family transporter produces the protein MASSKSKYFIAGVIPYIIWGAMSIPLRDLKIFPPQEILYYRVFVSVLMVWCTIILFRRAALKKDISFIKSINRAQKIKLLSLTILSSILITGNWFTYIYAVNSISLKSAAFAYMVCPLLTALCGFVILKEKLTKLKIIALIIAFISIILLATGSLKEVAWAVIIASFYALYVIVLKVIKDVDKFNFLGIQLILSGLMMLPMYVVSSNPFPTQTFFWSHIFLIAIVFTIIPLFLNSYALLGMPSSALGILIYLNPIVAFTVAFFYFKEKIDLHQIFAYLLLLLSIFIFNAQLLKSVVYKKQ, from the coding sequence TTGGCTTCGAGCAAAAGTAAATATTTCATTGCTGGAGTTATTCCATACATTATCTGGGGAGCTATGTCTATCCCGCTTCGCGACTTAAAAATTTTTCCTCCACAGGAAATTTTATACTATCGTGTTTTCGTTTCTGTATTAATGGTATGGTGTACCATAATTTTATTTAGGCGAGCGGCTCTTAAAAAAGATATTTCGTTTATCAAATCGATAAATCGAGCTCAAAAGATAAAACTATTGTCGTTAACTATCTTATCTTCAATATTAATAACAGGCAATTGGTTTACTTACATCTATGCTGTAAACAGCATTAGTTTAAAATCAGCAGCATTTGCATACATGGTTTGCCCTTTGCTTACTGCTTTATGCGGCTTTGTCATTTTAAAAGAAAAGCTTACAAAGCTTAAAATTATTGCGTTAATCATTGCTTTTATCAGCATCATTCTTTTGGCAACAGGATCGTTAAAAGAAGTGGCTTGGGCTGTAATCATAGCATCATTCTATGCGCTTTATGTTATTGTTTTAAAGGTAATTAAGGATGTAGATAAGTTTAATTTTTTAGGTATTCAGCTCATCTTATCAGGATTAATGATGCTACCGATGTATGTTGTTAGCTCAAATCCTTTTCCTACGCAAACATTTTTCTGGTCGCATATTTTTCTGATTGCAATTGTGTTCACCATTATTCCGTTGTTTTTAAATTCTTATGCATTGTTAGGAATGCCATCCTCAGCCTTAGGGATTTTAATTTATCTAAATCCAATAGTTGCTTTTACGGTTGCATTTTTCTACTTTAAAGAGAAAATCGATTTGCATCAGATATTTGCCTATCTACTTTTGTTGCTCTCCATTTTTATTTTTAATGCACAATTGCTAAAAAGTGTTGTTTATAAAAAACAGTAA
- a CDS encoding DUF6728 family protein, whose amino-acid sequence MYFFRKKDPNRPNNINIKIMHIINALAITIFLAGIIYKVIQWLTTK is encoded by the coding sequence ATGTACTTCTTCAGAAAAAAAGATCCAAATCGGCCAAATAATATCAATATCAAGATTATGCATATTATCAATGCATTGGCGATTACTATATTTCTTGCAGGTATCATTTACAAAGTCATTCAATGGCTAACCACTAAATAG